Genomic segment of Macaca nemestrina isolate mMacNem1 chromosome 3, mMacNem.hap1, whole genome shotgun sequence:
atgtaaaagtGATTTATAAATCAAGGTATGCTATATGATCAAGAGgttaaaatatgtagaaatacaGGGGGAAACATAAAGTCATGACGAAGAAAAATAGGGAGACTGAGATTCAAATAATATCCAGAGAACTCTCTTCCACCTACTAGCCAGAGACCTTGGGCAGGTTAGTTGACcttgtgtgcctcagtttccttatctgtaaaatgaggattagAAATTGGGCTACTTCAAAAGTTGTTgcgagaattaaatgagttagtttataaaaagtatcttttaaaagcCCCTGGCACCATGGGTATGCTAAAAATaccattattgttattactacACTAAAAAACACAGACTTctcaagattagaaaaaaaaatccaaagggaAAGTATTAGGAGGCTGGAATGGGAATAAAAACTGagatgtgaaaaaaataatatatatgtacaaggttggtgcaaaagtaatcgcggtttttgccattacttttaatggcaagaATAGCGATTACTTGTGCGCCGACCTAGTAAGAAGTAGGGCCCACTTAGTGTGCTACCAATTCCAGACGAATAAGTGGAAACAGCCAGCAGTCGCCTGTGTGTGTGACTTGTGGAGCTCCCTGAAGTCTGCTCTGCTCCTCACAGTCCTCAGCCCCGCAGGAGAACCACAGTTTACCATTCGAGGTCCCACTGTCTAGGAATGATTGTCCCAAGTGCTGGAGAATAAGAATGGAATAAGACAATCCCCGTCCTTGGACACCTAACGGTGAAAGAATCAGCTATTTAAACAGATAGCTCAGATACAACACAGGAACTACCAGCATGTTCTATTTATTTACCCACCCAGAGAAGCCAGGACTCCAGCTGTAGAGCTGTCACTGTTTATGCTTTACTCTCTCTCCCCTACTCACAGGACACAGTCAAGAGGTGGTGCCAGCGACCCAGCGAGGAACAGCAGGGCCTGAATTAGGGAAGTGGTATCAGGaatgaagaggaggaaacagattCAAGTTACATTCAGGGACTTGAAATTGGCAGGGCTTGGCAACTGATCGGGAGCAACGGATGAGGAGATACTGAAATTCAAGGAAAAATTCTACATAACTCTGGAGACACTTTGCCAAATGACATGGATCTAGAGGGCACAAACATAtcaaacatgttttttaaagtcCAAGCTTATTTTTAGAATCCCTCAGACATCAGAGACTGCTGGTGTCCTACCCCATGTCTATTAATCCACATTCTTAAGCAATAGAACCTGTACATTTCTAGGTGCAGAAAAAAATGTCTGACTCTCCTTCCTGATGGGGTAGCCAGTGAAATGTCAGCAAAACGCATGAGATGAGGTTGCTGGAAAACATCTTTGCTCCTGTCTCTTCTTTCCTAAACAGAACATAGGCAGGATGGCTGGAGCCTCAGCAGCCTTGTCTGTGGACCTGAGGTGACCTTGAGGAAAAGCACTAATTAATAAGGATGGAGgagttaaaaacagaaacagcCTGCGACATTGAAGTCATCACGGCACCACCACACTGGCCCTGGGCTGCTTATATTTgggttggtgcaaaggtaattgcgGTTTTTGTGATTACTTTCGacggcaaaaaccgcaattacctCCGGTCAGTGAGGGCGGTCCAGGGCCATCCCTCTTGCCAGTCAAGCCGACCTGGAAAGCAGAAACTCAAAGCAAAAagctcttcctccttcccctttacCCTCCTTGTCTGTGACCTTGCTGAAGAATCTCACTCACGTGGAAGTCAGTGTCAAGCTCTGTGTCTGTTCTTTGCGTGGCCACGGAGAAGCCACAGCTGATACCGGAGCGGGAAGGGCTGTGCAGAGGATGAGCAATTCCGTCTGCAAGAGGCTGAGTGTAAGAGGACctgagggccgggcgcgggggctcccgcctggaatcccagcactttgggaggccgaggcgggcggatcacgaggtcaggagatccagaccgtcctggctaacacggtgaaaccccgtctctactaaaaacacaaacaacttgCCGGttgcggtggcggcgcctgtggtcccagctcctccggaggctgaggcaggagaacggcgggaacccgggaggcggagcttgcagggagccaagatggcgccgctcactccagcctgggccacagagcgagactccgtctcaaaaaaaaaagaaaagaaaaaaagagaggacttGAGGAGAGCCAGGGGGCGATGCCCACACTGGAGCTGGAGGGGCCTGGAGCTCGGGAGAAGGGCGTTGGCTGGGGGTTAGGCAGGGGTTTGGGCCCGTGAGCACGGAGGGAGTCGCTCGCTCGGGAGAACACGCGGAGGAAGAGAGCAGCAGGCGGTGCACGCGCCCGGGGCGCCGGCCTCCCGCAGGCGGCGGAGGAGCCCTGAAGATGGCGGACATGCCCAGCGCAGGCCGTGAATGAGAACGAGGGAAAAACGCCTCGTGTGGAGCCGGCGTCAGAATTGTCCAGAGAGGTCCCCTTAGCGAAGCGCGCCTGGCTTAGTTCTGACGCGCGCTCCCCCCGAGGGCTGCGATGGGGCCTCGGCACCGGGCTGCTCCGGGGCGTCCCTGAAGCCAGGGCCAGGGAGGGAGGAGCCACAGCCCGCGAAggacaggcagggagggaggcacagCCTCCGCTTCCAGCGAACCCCGGAGCTCGGAGAGGCAGCCTGAGTCTTGTTCTCTCCACCACAGCAATTCCCAGCACAGTGGGTCCTGGGGCcacgctctgtccccaggctggagagcagtggtgtgatcgctcactgcaacctccgcctcccgagttcaagcgattctcctgcctcagcctcccgagtagctgggattacaggccccccgTCCACTTTCCAGGCGTCTGCCGTCTCTGACCAAAAAGCCCGTCTTTGCCACCTCTAAAGCTGGAGGTTCATTTGCCAGCGTTGTTTAGAGCAAAAAGGTGAGAAAAGTAGCTTAAAGTATAAGACAGACAGTTTCTGGGGGTGGCCATTGATGGCCATTTTAAATATCATATCTGGTTCTTAAATTTGTACCAGAATGAATATTTGACGTGAATGGGTATTTGTAAAAGATTATACATTCAGAGAAAGTTATAAACTACTAATCCCATAATTTGGTTTCAGAAGTCTGTTTCAGCAAATGATTTGTACTATTTGAAAATACGTATTCTTTAAATtggctaaaaatattttcatattctttactAAAACTGCTTTAATTATTACAGTGGAAACGCACCCATGTGTAAAATAAGTGACTTTGCCTGTTCTTCCAACATAATGTGCATTAGAAACACTCAATCTGCCAGGTGCTTGCTGTTTAATGTAGTATCAAGGTCTTTGTTTTGTTGACAATTATTCTAATCACTAAAATCCTGTTTTGAATCAGATGGAATATTTGTTCATGACTCCAGAGTTCTATTTGCCTGCGtacattttcaattcttttccTAAGAGGACTAAAGCTATTTCTGTGAGAAGCTCAACACTGAATAACTTTAAGATAAGAAATCCGATAAACTGTCCATCCGAAAAGTGGCGCGTTGGGCTTTATTAATGTATAACATTATACGCAAGGAAGTCTCTGTACTTTACTCCACCTCTAAGATGCCTGCAATGTTTATCGAAGGCCTCACAATTGTGTTCTCACAATTGTGTCTAGTTTTAAAGATTCATTTTCAAATACTCAGATCCTTGACCATTATGACAGCATTCCATATCTCTGAAGAGTGCCAGATTCGTAATAGAATAGGGAAGTGTGTCTAGAGGCATGCCCTAAAAAACAGTGGAAGAAAGCCCAGAAACAATGCCCTTTTCATGCTGCTTACTAAGCCTAACTGCTTTATAATCAGGAGCATGACAAAATCGTACGAGGAATTGAAAAATTGACTTGATACCTAGAAACGAAAAAGACCATGAAGGAAGGCTGACTGGTCAAATGCAATTTCTCTTTCCCAGCTAGAGagcatttataattttacttgtCCAGATAACACAAAGGTCTCTGTTCTTCTGCATACATACATTAGCCATTTAGAAGACAATGTCTTCACCCTTTAGCATTTCACCCTTGATACTGTAAATCACAATGACTGAAGAGGAGGCCTGATCCTCTTTGCATGCTGAGACTAGATTTTATCAGGAAATGTTTCATCACATTCTTTTCCTGTCATTAGAGTCAATTATCATGTATATTTATGCATTCCTTTGTATGAAAGTATGGTTTGGGTCTGAAAAGAGCCTGTACAAAAGGGTATTTTTAATTGGACAGCCTGTGTGTCTCCTGACTCATAAATGGCTAAGTGaaattaatatatacctgtactGGACAAGCTCACAAAAGCTGGTTTCCACTGCTTAGCAGTGCTTAGCTAACAGGCTGAGGAGGAGGCAGCTGCGTTCCATTCAACCTCACACATCACCAGCCAGATACCCAGCTGAGCTCAGATCCCACAGATTATTGTCGGTAATGATGTTTAAGGCAAAAATTGTTTGGGCACAGCACCCTAATTTGGCAGTTAGGGTAATCTTGTTGTGACTTGTAAAGTTTGCACTTAATATGCCAAGCATTTAATACATTAATTATGTAGAGATGAATGCTATGTCACAGATTTAATGCCTTGAATTGTGTCTGGTCTATGAAAATGAGCATTCCTAAATTTCCagccagaagaaaaggaaaatttgctCTTCCCCTGAGCCCAGGTAAAGAACTCCTTGGCAGCTTTCAGGTttcgtgtttgtttgttttgttttgctttgctttttgagactgggccttgctctgtcacccaggctggagtgcagtggtgagatcgtcggtcactgcagcctcaaattcctgggtctcaagccatcctcccacctcagcctcctgaggagctggactACAGGTtggccactatacccagctaatttttaaaaaatttttatagggATAGGGGTctcgctattttgcccaggcttgtctcaaactcccggcctcagtgatccgttcacctcagcctcccaaagtgccgggattacagacgtgaaccaccccGATCATCTCTCTGGCAGCTTTAAAAGCCTATATCGACTGTTTACATCTTGTCAGCATCTGAAGTGTTTTCTTTCAAGGAGTATCCACCTTTTGAGACGGAGCCCACCAACTAATATGGAAGCTGAAAAATGACCAGGTCTTGTCTCCTCAAACTCCCTGGCAGCTGGGGAGTATAGACACACGATTGGGCTCTGCCAGCCCAACAGACCCACTCCTGCACCTTGAACCTGGGCTGCTGACCTGAGAAGCAGGGCCATGTGGAATCCACAGAGCAAGGGGGGCGTCCAAGGGCATGTGCAGCCAAGGGGCACATCATTGCTGCAGCTGTATCTGGTTTCAAAGGTGGTCATTTTTGAAGTGTCTGCGactgctggcaggaatgtaaattagt
This window contains:
- the LOC139362114 gene encoding uncharacterized protein — encoded protein: MVPNGKVSALSPFRRSPCVVPDVCYSTLCLSVCTHRFTPTSVADTSKMTTFETRYSCSNDVPLGCTCPWTPPLLCGFHMALLLRSAAQVQGAGVGLLGWQSPIVCLYSPAAREFEETRPGHFSASILLLGRLRQENRLNSGGGGCSERSHHCSPAWGQSVAPGPTVLGIAVVERTRLRLPLRAPGFAGSGGCASLPACPSRAVAPPSLALASGTPRSSPVPRPHRSPRGERASELSQARFAKGTSLDNSDAGSTRGVFPSFSFTACAGHVRHLQGSSAACGRPAPRARAPPAALFLRVFSRASDSLRAHGPKPLPNPQPTPFSRAPGPSSSSVGIAPWLSSSPLFFSFLFFLRRSLALWPRLE